A region from the Natronorubrum halophilum genome encodes:
- a CDS encoding TRAM domain-containing protein, whose amino-acid sequence MLGVASLALGLIVIVVFGSWLLKRFRGGSRSSAQRESYDRHNDAQEREPPVDLGDVREVAVQEFTEHHSGERQAVCKIEGFVVFVEDVPDGLEVGDVIETKILSFNRGHTSATATFLGRA is encoded by the coding sequence ATGCTCGGGGTAGCGTCGCTCGCTCTCGGTCTGATCGTCATCGTCGTGTTCGGCTCGTGGCTGCTCAAGCGGTTTCGGGGCGGGAGCCGATCGTCAGCCCAACGGGAATCATACGACCGACACAACGACGCCCAAGAGCGCGAACCACCGGTCGATCTCGGCGATGTCAGGGAGGTCGCCGTTCAGGAGTTTACGGAACACCACTCCGGCGAGCGACAGGCGGTCTGTAAGATCGAAGGGTTCGTCGTCTTCGTCGAAGACGTTCCCGACGGGCTCGAGGTGGGCGACGTTATCGAGACCAAGATCCTCTCGTTCAACCGCGGCCACACCTCCGCAACCGCGACGTTTCTCGGTCGCGCCTGA
- a CDS encoding HalOD1 output domain-containing protein, whose translation MNDAFIGSADSRFDGSVSIAIVTAVASKRDVDPTELPPLYEWIEPDALDALFEPTRRGGPRRGHLEFTYDGHEIGVECGDGLEITVDGVPMVEPVSTADAGHSSEYRTDA comes from the coding sequence GTGAACGACGCATTCATCGGTTCGGCTGACAGCAGATTCGACGGGTCCGTGAGTATCGCCATCGTTACCGCCGTCGCCTCGAAACGGGACGTTGATCCGACCGAACTACCGCCGCTCTACGAGTGGATCGAACCCGACGCACTGGACGCACTCTTCGAGCCGACGCGACGCGGCGGTCCGCGGCGCGGTCATCTCGAGTTCACCTACGACGGCCACGAGATCGGTGTCGAGTGCGGCGACGGTCTCGAGATTACAGTAGACGGCGTTCCGATGGTCGAACCGGTTTCGACCGCGGACGCCGGCCACTCCAGCGAGTATCGGACTGACGCCTGA
- the tgtA gene encoding tRNA guanosine(15) transglycosylase TgtA — protein sequence MRESFEVRDTDAGGRIGELTVPRADVSVETPALLPVINPNLDTIAPRRLATEFGAEILITNSYIIHETADVRERALEDGLHDLLDFPGAIMTDSGSFQLSEYGEIEVTTEEILEFQRAIGSDIATPVDIPTPPDVDRERAETELETTKERLEIAEDVETDDMLVSAPVQGSTYPDLREEAGRHADGTDLDVFPIGAVVPLMNDYRYDDMVDAIAAAKRGLGADAPVHLFGAGHPMMFALSVAMGCDLFDSAAYALYARDDRYLTVRGTRHLEDLDYLPCSCPVCTEHSPDELRALAEKPREQELAAHNLHVTFEEIRRIKQAIRAGNLLELVEQRARAHPTMLDGYRALLDHAAQLERTDPVSKGAFFYTSHESARRPEVVRHHRRLERLSVPDSLFLTEGNPPRGDEFDDSWRVEPPFGPFPRALSKSYPLTAEVPDRTDRAALEAAADGVARLAGDNPNAELTLGHRGWPAGVLERVPETVELVDLTRDE from the coding sequence ATGCGCGAGTCCTTCGAAGTTCGGGATACCGACGCCGGCGGGAGAATCGGCGAGCTCACCGTTCCGCGTGCCGACGTCTCGGTCGAGACGCCGGCGCTCCTGCCCGTGATCAATCCGAATTTGGATACGATCGCCCCCCGTCGACTCGCGACGGAGTTCGGTGCCGAGATCCTCATCACGAACTCGTACATTATTCACGAGACGGCCGACGTCCGCGAGCGCGCCCTCGAGGACGGCCTCCACGATCTGCTCGATTTTCCGGGCGCGATCATGACCGACTCCGGCTCCTTTCAGCTCTCCGAGTACGGCGAGATCGAAGTGACGACCGAGGAGATCCTCGAGTTCCAACGCGCCATCGGCTCCGATATCGCCACCCCCGTCGACATCCCGACTCCGCCGGACGTCGACCGCGAGCGCGCCGAAACCGAACTCGAGACGACCAAAGAACGACTCGAGATCGCCGAGGACGTCGAGACGGACGACATGCTCGTGAGCGCGCCCGTCCAAGGGTCGACGTATCCCGACCTGCGCGAGGAGGCCGGTCGTCACGCCGACGGGACCGACCTCGACGTGTTCCCCATCGGTGCGGTCGTGCCGCTGATGAACGATTACCGGTACGACGATATGGTCGACGCCATCGCCGCCGCCAAGCGCGGCCTGGGTGCCGACGCGCCGGTCCACCTCTTCGGCGCCGGTCACCCGATGATGTTCGCGCTCAGCGTCGCGATGGGCTGTGACCTGTTCGACTCCGCCGCGTACGCGCTCTACGCCCGCGACGACCGGTATCTCACCGTCCGCGGGACCCGTCACCTCGAGGATCTGGACTATCTACCGTGTTCGTGTCCCGTCTGTACCGAACACTCGCCGGACGAACTTCGCGCGCTCGCCGAGAAACCTCGCGAGCAGGAACTCGCCGCCCACAACCTCCACGTCACCTTCGAAGAGATCCGCCGGATCAAACAGGCCATCCGCGCGGGCAACCTCCTCGAACTCGTCGAACAACGCGCTCGAGCGCACCCGACGATGCTCGACGGCTACCGCGCGCTGCTCGATCACGCCGCCCAACTCGAGCGAACCGATCCCGTCTCGAAGGGCGCGTTCTTTTACACCTCCCACGAGAGCGCACGGCGGCCGGAAGTCGTTCGCCACCACCGGCGCCTCGAGCGGCTTTCCGTCCCGGACTCGCTCTTTCTCACCGAAGGGAACCCCCCGCGCGGCGACGAGTTCGACGACTCCTGGCGCGTCGAACCGCCCTTCGGTCCTTTCCCGCGGGCGCTCTCGAAGAGCTATCCGCTCACCGCGGAGGTGCCGGACCGGACGGATCGTGCGGCGCTCGAGGCCGCGGCCGACGGCGTCGCACGGCTCGCGGGCGACAATCCGAACGCCGAACTCACGCTGGGTCACCGCGGGTGGCCGGCGGGAGTGCTCGAGCGAGTGCCCGAGACGGTCGAACTGGTCGATCTGACCCGCGACGAGTAG
- a CDS encoding midas domain-containing protein, with amino-acid sequence MVTRPQKLGVVFIALMVALAGGPALAGATAGVNDDAGDMNATLENVQVETLELDNATIENATIEELNVENFDADTQELEDELEAGNETSDNETDDNETGDNESVTISDIGLEELELEDVSIEDLDLQEDANATDDNETNVTDDNETNVTDDNETNTTDTGEDVIDEDATMLTIHELTIETMDVETLSIGELTVEDDTETGLADDNETDDNETNVIADGNETNVTVDDNETDGNETNITVDEENETITAASIQEDENETDDNETDDNLTDDNETDDNVTDDAEEEEIDSLTIEHFDVDEITIDSMMVEQAEEEAADEENGLADNESEMDNETDSQTVSEGSASTIDIGDATAGILTLSDAEDLQGTDDTEMNGTEMNDTDMNDTEMNDTNDTNVSDEDENTTDDDDGLLPSISNLL; translated from the coding sequence ATGGTTACACGACCGCAAAAACTCGGAGTCGTCTTTATCGCGCTGATGGTTGCACTGGCGGGGGGTCCTGCCCTCGCAGGCGCAACCGCAGGGGTGAACGACGACGCCGGAGACATGAACGCGACACTCGAAAACGTGCAGGTAGAGACGCTGGAACTCGATAACGCGACCATCGAGAACGCCACTATCGAAGAGCTAAACGTCGAGAACTTCGACGCGGATACCCAGGAACTCGAGGACGAACTCGAGGCAGGGAACGAAACGAGCGATAACGAGACCGACGACAACGAAACGGGCGACAACGAGTCGGTGACGATCTCCGACATCGGACTCGAGGAACTCGAACTTGAGGACGTCTCGATCGAGGACCTCGACCTCCAAGAGGACGCTAACGCGACCGACGACAACGAGACTAACGTCACCGACGACAACGAGACCAACGTCACCGACGACAACGAGACTAACACGACCGACACCGGAGAGGATGTGATCGACGAGGACGCGACTATGCTCACCATTCATGAGCTCACCATCGAAACGATGGACGTCGAGACGCTCTCCATCGGCGAGTTGACCGTCGAGGATGACACGGAGACCGGTCTCGCGGACGATAACGAGACCGACGACAACGAGACCAACGTGATCGCCGACGGCAACGAGACCAACGTGACCGTCGACGACAACGAGACTGACGGCAACGAGACCAACATAACCGTCGACGAGGAGAACGAGACGATAACCGCTGCCTCCATTCAGGAAGACGAAAACGAGACCGACGACAACGAGACTGACGATAACCTAACTGACGACAACGAGACCGACGATAACGTGACCGACGACGCCGAAGAGGAAGAGATCGACTCGCTCACGATCGAGCACTTCGACGTCGACGAAATCACCATCGACTCGATGATGGTCGAGCAAGCCGAGGAGGAAGCGGCTGACGAGGAGAACGGCCTCGCAGACAACGAGTCCGAGATGGACAACGAAACCGACAGCCAGACCGTCTCGGAGGGCTCCGCCTCCACCATCGACATCGGTGACGCAACCGCCGGCATCCTGACCCTCAGTGACGCCGAGGACCTTCAGGGAACCGACGACACGGAGATGAACGGTACGGAGATGAACGACACCGACATGAACGACACGGAGATGAACGATACCAACGATACGAACGTTAGTGATGAAGACGAGAACACCACTGACGATGACGACGGGCTGCTGCCGTCGATCAGCAACCTGCTCTGA
- a CDS encoding NUDIX hydrolase, with amino-acid sequence MPTDPLAWETTDRRVAYTCPGFDVVNEAVQLPDDTETEYDYLSEPASVCVLPFRPDGDVVCIEEWRHAVSRINRGLPVGGTEPDDDDLEVAARRELAEETGHEAERLEPLVTVEPANGIADSVLHFFVARGCRPTADQQLDHDESIRVTPLPFEELLEAVRTGEIRDGRTVLAMSYYQLLETDG; translated from the coding sequence ATGCCTACGGATCCGCTCGCCTGGGAGACCACCGATCGCCGGGTAGCCTACACCTGTCCGGGCTTCGACGTCGTTAACGAGGCCGTTCAACTGCCCGACGACACCGAAACCGAGTACGATTACCTCTCCGAACCCGCGAGCGTCTGCGTGCTCCCGTTTCGCCCCGACGGCGATGTCGTCTGTATCGAGGAGTGGCGTCACGCCGTCTCCCGAATCAACCGCGGTCTTCCCGTCGGCGGCACCGAACCCGACGACGACGACCTCGAGGTGGCCGCTCGCCGTGAACTCGCCGAAGAGACCGGCCACGAGGCCGAGCGTCTCGAGCCGCTGGTGACCGTCGAGCCCGCAAACGGAATCGCCGATTCGGTCCTGCACTTCTTCGTCGCCCGCGGCTGTCGGCCGACGGCCGACCAGCAACTCGATCACGACGAGAGCATCCGCGTAACGCCGCTCCCCTTCGAGGAGCTACTCGAGGCCGTCCGCACCGGAGAGATCCGCGACGGACGGACGGTCCTCGCGATGTCGTACTATCAGTTGCTCGAAACCGACGGGTGA
- a CDS encoding PadR family transcriptional regulator: protein MDQLTGFQRDLLYVIAGKDRPSGQEILDDINRYIDQPVTHGRLYPNLDTLVETELVEKGQLDRRTNYYALTPKGRRELQQRQEWVDQYVDV from the coding sequence ATGGATCAGTTAACCGGTTTCCAACGTGACTTGTTGTACGTGATCGCAGGTAAAGACCGTCCGTCAGGACAGGAGATCCTCGACGACATCAATCGATATATCGATCAACCGGTCACCCACGGCCGGCTGTATCCCAATCTCGACACGCTCGTCGAGACGGAACTCGTCGAAAAGGGGCAACTCGACCGACGGACGAACTACTACGCGCTGACCCCGAAAGGACGGCGCGAACTCCAACAGCGCCAGGAGTGGGTTGACCAGTACGTCGACGTCTAA
- a CDS encoding DUF4397 domain-containing protein, producing the protein MTLSRRSTIKAIGVVGTGSALTGTALAVSEHEDDERDPEEASGDEMGAIRVGHFAPDAPNVDVYVDDQQVLADLAYDELTPYLEIAPGTYTLRITAAGDEATVYEDTLPVDTGYYTAAAIGELETDETADDGTVDEGAEEPETAASIQYDANDTDNATVNDTDNATVDDTDNATVDDTDNATVDDTDNATVSDEDDATVTDDVEEDQPEMGTFEVLLLYDEGPDYIEEPGTSQLRLVHASPDAPPVDVTDSDMGLPIFEDVAFGEPSGYTPVEPGAQTLELFPAGEIDFGAGVENGTQNGNVSDTEPEEPETAASVQEENDTGLNETENETDTGLDDGGQDDQVIDRPDPVASAEIDLEEDMSYTAFAIGYLEQVDDTAGDRPFEIRVAVDGMEEDDEDDAYADDGNYTDDGNHTDDHADGENYTNDSHSDGGNHSEESASADD; encoded by the coding sequence ATGACGCTATCACGACGCTCGACAATCAAGGCGATCGGTGTAGTTGGTACAGGTTCAGCACTCACTGGGACGGCACTGGCCGTCAGTGAGCACGAAGACGACGAACGAGATCCCGAAGAGGCATCGGGTGATGAGATGGGCGCGATTCGAGTCGGTCACTTCGCACCGGACGCCCCGAACGTCGACGTTTACGTCGACGATCAACAGGTCCTCGCGGACCTCGCGTACGACGAACTCACGCCGTACCTCGAGATCGCGCCAGGTACGTATACGCTGAGGATCACGGCTGCCGGCGACGAAGCAACCGTCTACGAGGATACGCTTCCGGTCGACACGGGCTACTACACGGCCGCCGCGATCGGCGAACTCGAGACCGACGAGACAGCGGACGACGGTACCGTCGACGAGGGAGCGGAGGAGCCGGAAACTGCCGCGTCCATCCAGTATGACGCAAACGACACGGACAACGCCACCGTGAACGACACGGACAACGCTACCGTGGACGACACGGACAACGCTACCGTGGACGACACGGACAACGCCACCGTGGACGATACGGATAACGCGACGGTAAGCGACGAAGACGACGCCACCGTGACCGACGACGTCGAGGAAGACCAGCCCGAAATGGGGACGTTCGAGGTCTTGCTGTTGTACGACGAAGGACCGGACTACATCGAAGAGCCGGGAACGTCACAGCTTCGACTGGTTCACGCGTCTCCCGACGCGCCGCCGGTCGATGTTACCGACTCGGATATGGGACTGCCGATCTTCGAGGACGTCGCCTTCGGCGAACCGTCGGGCTACACCCCGGTCGAGCCGGGAGCCCAGACCCTGGAGCTCTTCCCGGCCGGTGAAATCGACTTCGGAGCGGGCGTCGAAAACGGGACTCAAAACGGCAACGTCTCCGATACGGAGCCTGAAGAACCGGAAACCGCCGCATCCGTTCAGGAGGAAAACGACACCGGACTCAACGAGACGGAGAACGAAACCGATACTGGTCTCGACGACGGCGGCCAGGACGACCAGGTAATCGACCGGCCCGACCCGGTTGCATCCGCCGAAATCGACCTCGAGGAAGACATGTCGTACACGGCGTTCGCGATCGGCTACCTCGAGCAGGTCGATGACACCGCCGGCGACCGGCCGTTCGAGATTCGCGTCGCCGTCGACGGCATGGAAGAAGACGACGAGGACGACGCTTACGCCGACGACGGGAACTACACCGATGACGGAAATCACACCGACGACCACGCCGACGGCGAAAATTACACTAACGACAGCCACTCGGACGGCGGAAACCACAGCGAGGAGTCGGCGTCGGCCGACGACTGA